A window of Mucilaginibacter paludis DSM 18603 contains these coding sequences:
- a CDS encoding outer membrane beta-barrel protein — protein MMRRFIYLLLLLPLAGFSQSIKLSGQLQDEKHQPVPYATLTLRNQPDSQVFKNTLTDKDGRFVFTGIGKGNYILQVSAVGLQAYQQKLTLSGDAVLPVIILKEEVMLLGEVTVAAKKPTVTRKIDRVEFNVENTALSSTNAWEIVKRAPGVQSGGGELSIRGSKGILVTINDKKVYLSGDELKAYLEGTNGGDVKSVEVITNPPAKYEASGSAVINIKLKKNTQAGYKGSIGGSYVQGIYAKGNVSTSQYYKTKKLSLSGSYTFGTGVYYNEIKEVTRYTAGQQTWEDELRRKNYRDAEHTYRVSLDYAIDSLNSLSLGTDGYIARQNHAQYNVPTRIYDQAHQLVSYFETQNNRLAPNHNGSYNLNYEHLFSAKEKISLGTNYTNYRSEADQDVRTAYYLVNPRNARFTTDNTQHIRLFSTQLDYSKQSKLFDLETGFKYSRVKAANGVEFSIDTTGGLVNDPALSNTFAYDESVSAGYLSLNKDLKSWNFKAGLRGEYTAINSRSVSPSELNSQHYFNLFPTLFIQDKLSPDHQLGFSYGRRISRPQYSYLNPSRSYFSPNSYLVGDARLKPALTDQFNLNYDYKENYHAQLYYISEHNPTIQLPFQDNATNTLIQKVTNIPGNHYYGIDLSTSLQPALWWSVDVQAGPGHVESSFGLADGTVLHNRAFTVNGSLDNQLTVNKKAGFTAGISFSFNTAGVQGPAKVSGTSSLGFSARKKLWQNRAEISLLVSDIYRGEKMKVSSDYADQHNFFTYYGDSQNLRISFKYNLGNTGLKAKAAKAKTEEQNRL, from the coding sequence ATGATGCGCCGATTTATTTACTTATTACTGTTATTGCCGCTGGCCGGGTTCAGCCAGTCGATCAAATTGTCTGGTCAGCTACAAGACGAAAAGCACCAGCCGGTTCCGTATGCCACCCTTACTTTGAGGAACCAGCCAGACTCCCAGGTTTTTAAAAACACCCTTACTGATAAAGATGGGCGGTTTGTTTTTACCGGAATCGGTAAGGGGAATTATATTTTACAGGTAAGTGCTGTCGGTTTACAGGCTTATCAGCAAAAGCTTACGCTTTCCGGGGATGCCGTTTTGCCGGTCATTATCCTGAAGGAGGAAGTGATGTTACTGGGGGAAGTGACGGTCGCGGCAAAAAAGCCCACAGTTACCCGGAAGATCGACCGCGTGGAATTTAACGTGGAAAATACCGCGCTTTCATCCACCAATGCCTGGGAGATCGTTAAACGCGCGCCGGGGGTACAATCGGGTGGCGGCGAACTCTCCATCCGGGGCAGCAAGGGTATCCTGGTGACAATCAACGATAAAAAGGTTTATTTATCCGGCGATGAACTGAAAGCTTACCTCGAAGGCACCAATGGCGGGGATGTAAAATCGGTCGAAGTGATCACTAACCCGCCTGCAAAATATGAAGCCTCGGGCAGCGCGGTCATTAACATCAAGCTGAAAAAGAATACCCAGGCCGGTTATAAAGGTTCTATCGGCGGGAGTTATGTACAGGGTATCTATGCGAAAGGCAATGTCAGTACCAGCCAGTATTACAAAACGAAAAAGCTGTCGCTTTCCGGCAGCTATACCTTTGGCACCGGTGTGTATTATAACGAGATCAAAGAAGTGACCCGCTATACCGCCGGGCAGCAAACCTGGGAGGATGAGCTCAGGCGTAAGAATTACCGGGATGCCGAACATACCTACCGGGTAAGTTTGGATTATGCCATCGACAGCCTCAATAGCCTGAGCCTCGGGACGGACGGTTATATTGCCCGGCAGAACCATGCACAGTACAACGTGCCTACCCGGATCTACGACCAGGCGCACCAGTTGGTCTCTTATTTCGAGACACAGAATAACCGGCTGGCACCTAATCATAACGGTTCTTATAATCTGAATTACGAGCACCTGTTTTCTGCCAAAGAAAAGATCAGCTTAGGGACGAACTATACCAATTACCGGAGCGAAGCTGACCAGGATGTACGCACGGCCTATTATTTGGTTAACCCACGCAACGCCCGTTTTACCACGGATAACACCCAGCATATCCGTTTATTCAGCACGCAGCTGGACTACAGCAAACAAAGCAAACTTTTTGATTTGGAAACCGGTTTTAAATACAGCCGGGTAAAAGCGGCTAACGGCGTGGAATTCAGCATTGATACCACGGGCGGATTGGTCAATGATCCGGCGCTGAGCAATACCTTTGCCTATGATGAATCAGTCTCTGCGGGTTATTTGAGCCTGAACAAAGACCTGAAGAGCTGGAATTTCAAGGCCGGGCTAAGAGGGGAATATACCGCCATTAACAGTCGTTCAGTAAGCCCCTCGGAGCTAAATAGCCAGCATTATTTCAACCTGTTCCCGACCTTATTCATCCAGGATAAATTATCCCCGGATCACCAGCTGGGGTTCTCTTATGGTAGAAGGATCAGCCGCCCCCAGTACAGTTACCTGAACCCTTCCAGGAGCTACTTCAGCCCTAATTCCTACCTGGTGGGCGATGCCCGGCTGAAACCGGCCTTAACCGACCAGTTTAACCTGAATTATGATTATAAGGAAAACTACCATGCGCAGCTGTATTACATCAGCGAACATAACCCGACCATACAACTGCCTTTCCAGGATAACGCGACCAATACGCTGATCCAAAAAGTAACCAATATTCCCGGTAACCATTATTACGGCATTGACCTGAGCACCAGTTTGCAACCCGCGCTCTGGTGGTCTGTGGACGTGCAGGCCGGACCGGGACATGTAGAAAGCAGTTTCGGGCTTGCAGATGGTACGGTATTACATAACCGGGCGTTTACCGTCAACGGCAGCCTGGACAACCAGTTGACGGTGAATAAAAAAGCCGGTTTTACGGCAGGGATCAGTTTCAGCTTCAATACCGCGGGTGTGCAGGGCCCTGCTAAGGTGAGCGGCACCAGCAGCCTGGGTTTCAGCGCCCGGAAAAAACTATGGCAGAACCGTGCGGAGATTTCCCTACTGGTATCCGATATCTACCGTGGTGAAAAGATGAAGGTCAGTTCGGACTATGCGGATCAGCACAATTTTTTCACCTATTACGGCGACAGCCAGAACCTGCGCATCAGCTTTAAATACAACCTGGGTAATACCGGCTTAAAAGCTAAGGCGGCAAAGGCGAAAACAGAGGAACAAAACAGGTTATAA
- a CDS encoding SDR family NAD(P)-dependent oxidoreductase: protein MNTTPATKVIIIGASSGIGKELTLQLAKGNHIIGITGRRAELLEELKTQYPEKLFFTRMDNTDIDSVNGQLEYLKEQLGGLDLLILSSGVGDLNETLDFNIERQTVELNVTGFTKIANWALKTFEEQGSGHFVAITSLAGMISSDVAPAYYASKAFQINYLKGLRRKLKKSNLPITITDVRPGLVDTEMAKGEGLFWVAPVSKAASQIITAINKKKTLVYITKRWAIVACIFRLINK, encoded by the coding sequence ATGAATACGACTCCGGCAACAAAAGTTATTATTATCGGCGCCTCTTCCGGTATAGGTAAAGAACTTACCTTGCAACTTGCGAAAGGAAATCATATTATTGGCATTACGGGAAGAAGGGCGGAGTTATTGGAAGAGTTGAAAACCCAATATCCTGAAAAGCTATTTTTCACCCGGATGGATAATACGGACATTGATTCAGTGAATGGCCAGCTGGAGTATCTTAAGGAACAACTCGGCGGACTTGATCTTTTGATTTTATCCTCAGGCGTAGGTGATCTCAATGAAACGCTTGATTTTAACATTGAACGGCAGACTGTTGAACTGAATGTAACAGGCTTTACTAAGATCGCTAACTGGGCCCTTAAAACATTCGAGGAACAAGGCTCCGGCCACTTTGTGGCAATAACCTCGCTTGCAGGCATGATAAGCAGCGATGTAGCGCCCGCTTATTATGCCAGTAAGGCCTTTCAAATTAACTATTTAAAGGGTTTGCGGCGCAAGCTGAAAAAGTCAAATCTGCCGATCACTATTACAGATGTCAGGCCCGGTTTGGTTGATACCGAAATGGCAAAAGGAGAAGGATTGTTTTGGGTCGCGCCGGTTAGTAAAGCTGCTTCCCAGATCATCACTGCAATAAATAAAAAAAAGACTTTAGTTTACATCACAAAGAGGTGGGCAATTGTTGCATGTATATTTAGGCTTATAAATAAATAG
- a CDS encoding thioredoxin family protein — translation MRRSLTFLMLLLGLATTVQGQDKPGIRFFSGNWKAMLAAAQARHLPVFVDVYTDWCAPCKRMEKEVFVLPEVDSFFNENFLCYRLNAEKGEGPGIAKAYGIRAYPTWLYLSADGSLRSRQTDYMAPADFIASAKVALGKGAVADSLAVLSARFKNGDRDSAFLHRYLEKRTGLHLDNAEILDAYILVLRNKDQISAEQLRFLVANSGNTWSAAVPLIVGQLDQLDTAGQRSVATDLYSRLVYNVWGYAAKTGDKPQAEQAMAVAERLHPLLGEQQQASFDNVALFHCRKFRDLTGLKKVGYRLAGKQMAIDTAFARHQDKVMYEKVKSFYTNEPADPVKKQDFNEEKKLAMGQYSGQAAATLYNVAEAFAEVLPPNDPGRKDAHGWAERAFLLVPNLRTRELAERLKR, via the coding sequence ATGAGAAGATCGCTGACTTTTTTGATGCTGTTGCTCGGCTTGGCCACGACGGTTCAGGGACAGGACAAACCCGGCATCCGCTTTTTTTCAGGGAACTGGAAAGCAATGCTGGCAGCAGCGCAGGCGCGTCACCTGCCCGTATTTGTCGATGTTTATACCGACTGGTGCGCTCCCTGTAAACGAATGGAAAAGGAGGTTTTTGTCCTGCCGGAAGTAGACTCATTCTTTAATGAGAACTTTCTCTGTTATCGCCTGAACGCCGAAAAAGGAGAAGGCCCCGGCATCGCAAAAGCTTATGGGATCAGGGCCTATCCGACCTGGCTCTACCTGAGTGCCGATGGCAGCCTCCGCAGCCGCCAGACGGATTACATGGCGCCTGCCGATTTTATCGCCTCTGCAAAAGTAGCCTTGGGCAAAGGCGCTGTGGCCGATAGCCTGGCGGTACTTTCGGCCCGGTTTAAGAACGGTGATCGCGACAGTGCATTTCTTCACCGATACCTGGAAAAGCGGACAGGTCTGCACTTAGACAACGCAGAGATCCTCGATGCATATATATTGGTGCTCCGCAATAAGGATCAAATTAGTGCAGAACAACTCCGGTTCCTGGTGGCCAACAGCGGTAATACCTGGTCAGCTGCGGTGCCGTTGATCGTAGGTCAACTGGATCAGCTCGACACTGCCGGACAAAGAAGCGTAGCCACAGACCTTTATAGCCGCCTGGTCTACAATGTCTGGGGTTATGCAGCCAAAACAGGCGACAAACCGCAAGCAGAACAAGCCATGGCGGTAGCAGAACGGCTTCATCCCCTGCTGGGCGAACAACAGCAAGCATCATTTGATAACGTGGCGTTGTTCCATTGCCGTAAATTCCGGGACCTAACCGGCCTGAAAAAAGTGGGCTACCGGCTGGCCGGAAAACAAATGGCCATTGACACCGCCTTCGCGCGGCATCAGGACAAAGTGATGTATGAAAAGGTGAAAAGTTTTTACACAAATGAACCTGCGGACCCGGTGAAAAAGCAGGACTTTAACGAAGAAAAAAAACTCGCCATGGGGCAATACTCCGGGCAGGCCGCCGCCACCCTGTATAATGTCGCCGAAGCCTTCGCAGAAGTACTTCCGCCAAACGATCCCGGCCGGAAGGATGCACACGGGTGGGCAGAACGCGCTTTTTTGCTGGTGCCGAATCTGCGTACCCGTGAACTGGCCGAGCGCTTGAAGCGTTAA
- a CDS encoding GNAT family N-acetyltransferase — translation MQPNIDYAKADHLDSICKIWGLNRATLGLMPRDAFKDCIAKKWILVAESANQIVGYLQFRYTAKNQTLSIVHLCVDISSRGQRISDLLLDKLVDDFKFKARGIKLNCRSDYAQAISFWTRYNFQPKGKLPSRGNNPNVHLVVWWFNFGREDLFSIQKNDKIKAVLDFNIIAKLMDISVTDGVRDEIIQLQSDWLVSEVEYYQTSETTSEIFRDANTVRRDRSKSFLKDFPELNIDKPSIKLVEGELLGIFPGVSDNDRSDRRQVAEFILSGFPYFVTLDDGILKQSKEIFNTYQRKVVTPSTLISEIDLSINAEDYYPNKLSGNNFSLLKLRPDDREEIDNLFLNTGAGEKKSNFISTINDLVAKPTGCVQIVKEADKIVALFGYFEVDDTFIVPVIRTKQYSLRQTIFIQNINDLVKLAINKKKSFIVIDDRYLTSIEKEILVNSGFFYKDDAYIRGIKSGIYQIDELTAELNIISDKIPELKNLISAISGESNLEALELEKLLWPLKISDADIPCFIVPIKPHYAKELFDTKAAKAELFGVQPTLIWSKENVYYRNINPNVEKSPARILWYASSDVNSTRQKGIVCSSYLNEIVVGPAKEVFKKHEKFGVYSWKRDISKLVKEVATKPIKVLRFSDSESFPNVIPLAKVKQILVKYNESDNNFQSPLRIKSTTFMELYAMGNGF, via the coding sequence ATGCAACCAAACATAGACTATGCAAAAGCAGATCACCTCGACAGTATTTGCAAAATCTGGGGATTAAATAGGGCAACGTTAGGCCTTATGCCAAGAGATGCGTTCAAAGATTGTATTGCAAAAAAATGGATATTGGTGGCTGAAAGCGCTAATCAAATCGTCGGTTACTTGCAGTTTCGGTATACAGCTAAAAATCAAACCCTATCTATTGTTCATTTATGTGTAGATATATCGTCACGGGGGCAAAGAATCTCTGACCTTTTATTAGATAAATTAGTTGATGATTTTAAATTTAAGGCCAGGGGGATAAAGCTAAACTGCCGAAGTGACTATGCTCAAGCAATATCATTCTGGACCCGTTACAATTTTCAACCTAAAGGGAAATTACCTAGTCGTGGTAACAATCCTAATGTACATCTTGTCGTTTGGTGGTTTAACTTTGGTCGGGAGGATCTTTTTTCAATCCAGAAGAATGATAAAATTAAAGCGGTATTGGATTTTAACATTATAGCGAAGCTGATGGATATATCTGTTACGGACGGCGTTAGAGATGAAATTATCCAATTACAAAGTGATTGGTTGGTATCTGAAGTTGAATATTACCAAACCTCAGAAACAACAAGTGAAATATTTCGGGATGCAAATACAGTAAGGCGAGACAGAAGTAAGTCTTTTTTAAAGGATTTCCCAGAATTGAATATTGATAAACCAAGTATAAAACTTGTAGAGGGTGAATTACTAGGGATTTTTCCGGGTGTTTCTGATAATGACAGATCAGACAGAAGACAGGTTGCAGAGTTTATATTATCGGGATTCCCATATTTTGTGACACTCGATGATGGGATATTAAAACAGTCAAAAGAAATTTTCAATACTTACCAGCGTAAGGTTGTAACTCCTTCCACATTAATTTCAGAAATTGACCTTTCTATTAATGCTGAAGATTATTATCCAAACAAGTTATCTGGTAATAATTTTTCACTACTTAAGCTAAGACCAGACGACCGGGAGGAAATTGATAACCTGTTTCTGAATACCGGAGCTGGAGAGAAAAAGTCGAATTTTATTTCAACTATAAATGATCTTGTTGCAAAGCCTACTGGTTGCGTACAGATTGTAAAGGAAGCGGACAAAATCGTAGCGCTTTTTGGTTATTTCGAGGTTGACGATACTTTTATAGTCCCAGTGATCAGAACCAAGCAATATTCATTGCGACAAACCATATTCATTCAGAACATAAACGACTTGGTTAAGTTGGCAATAAACAAGAAAAAGAGTTTTATTGTCATTGATGACCGATATTTAACAAGTATTGAAAAAGAAATCCTTGTAAATTCAGGGTTCTTTTATAAGGACGATGCATACATTAGGGGTATTAAATCCGGCATATATCAGATCGATGAATTAACAGCAGAATTAAATATCATTTCCGACAAGATCCCGGAACTTAAAAATTTGATAAGCGCCATCAGTGGCGAATCGAATTTGGAAGCATTGGAGCTGGAAAAGCTATTATGGCCGCTAAAAATCAGTGATGCGGACATCCCATGCTTTATTGTACCTATCAAGCCACATTATGCAAAAGAGTTATTTGATACAAAAGCTGCTAAAGCGGAACTCTTTGGCGTACAGCCAACATTGATTTGGAGCAAAGAAAATGTTTACTATCGTAACATTAACCCAAATGTCGAAAAATCCCCCGCAAGGATTCTATGGTATGCTAGCTCAGATGTTAATTCTACACGTCAAAAAGGAATTGTTTGTTCCTCATATCTAAATGAAATAGTAGTTGGCCCTGCTAAAGAGGTTTTCAAAAAGCATGAAAAGTTTGGGGTCTATTCATGGAAGAGAGATATTTCAAAACTGGTAAAAGAGGTAGCCACTAAACCCATAAAAGTATTACGTTTCAGTGATTCAGAGTCATTTCCTAACGTAATACCACTGGCTAAAGTAAAGCAGATACTTGTTAAGTATAATGAATCGGATAATAACTTTCAATCACCGCTTCGCATTAAAAGCACTACCTTTATGGAATTGTATGCTATGGGAAATGGATTCTGA
- a CDS encoding ASCH domain-containing protein, which produces MSELILISVKDRYVKEMLSGRKTIELRKSAPKAVAGDTLIIYTTQPKKAITAIAIVKQIIKCEPEEMWRLYHDRLGIDKTGFDDYYKNNKKAVGIELSEVIPLNGEILLSAIKLIHPSFTPPQTFKYLNKFTALRDFKHLIT; this is translated from the coding sequence ATGAGCGAATTGATACTTATATCTGTAAAGGATAGATATGTAAAGGAGATGCTTTCGGGTCGTAAAACAATCGAACTAAGAAAGTCTGCACCCAAAGCAGTGGCCGGTGATACATTGATAATATATACTACTCAACCCAAAAAGGCGATTACAGCCATAGCGATTGTGAAGCAAATTATTAAATGCGAACCGGAGGAAATGTGGCGTTTGTACCATGATAGACTTGGAATTGACAAAACAGGATTTGATGATTATTATAAAAACAACAAAAAAGCAGTCGGTATTGAACTCAGTGAAGTTATTCCGTTAAATGGAGAAATTTTATTGAGTGCCATCAAATTGATCCACCCGAGTTTCACACCGCCGCAAACATTTAAGTATTTAAATAAGTTTACCGCTCTCAGGGATTTTAAGCATTTAATCACATAG
- a CDS encoding HNH endonuclease: protein MPNMKCVFCKQSSVSSVTVEHIVPESLGNKEHVLAKGIVCDKCNNYFATKVEKRVLETEFFRNLRFRTGLESKKGRVPPGNALFPKTGCKGEISFDDDSSPLAIKITVDKETFDAILAGKIKQTYIPFNFELPKDNQAISRMLAKIAMEFMVQKFLHEPGYVEFMVDEEGFDPLRNYARFNHKNETWPYSVRKIYNEDEKFFKADGNSVDMVFECDFLGTELGEIYFVIAFKGIEFALNLAGPSVEGYEDWLESNNGLSPLYRQGMGFGYSLTPEFLKSNKDNPM from the coding sequence ATGCCAAATATGAAATGTGTATTTTGTAAACAGTCATCTGTTAGCTCAGTTACCGTTGAACATATCGTTCCCGAATCATTGGGGAACAAAGAACACGTTTTAGCAAAAGGCATCGTTTGTGATAAGTGTAATAATTATTTCGCTACCAAAGTTGAAAAAAGGGTACTGGAAACCGAGTTTTTTCGTAACCTTAGATTCAGAACAGGCTTGGAATCTAAAAAGGGACGTGTACCTCCTGGCAATGCTTTATTTCCAAAGACGGGATGTAAAGGAGAAATTAGTTTTGATGATGATAGCTCACCTTTAGCAATTAAAATAACTGTCGATAAAGAGACGTTTGACGCTATATTGGCAGGGAAAATTAAACAAACCTATATTCCTTTTAATTTTGAACTTCCTAAAGACAATCAGGCCATTTCCAGAATGCTTGCTAAGATAGCTATGGAGTTTATGGTTCAAAAGTTTTTACATGAGCCCGGATATGTGGAGTTTATGGTTGACGAAGAAGGCTTTGATCCGCTAAGAAACTACGCGCGTTTTAACCATAAGAACGAGACCTGGCCATATTCGGTTCGCAAGATTTATAATGAGGATGAAAAGTTCTTTAAGGCCGATGGAAATTCAGTCGATATGGTTTTTGAATGCGACTTTTTAGGTACAGAATTAGGGGAAATATATTTTGTGATTGCGTTTAAAGGTATTGAATTTGCATTAAACCTTGCGGGGCCTTCGGTTGAGGGTTATGAAGATTGGCTTGAATCCAACAACGGGTTAAGTCCTCTATATCGCCAAGGGATGGGTTTTGGATATTCACTGACGCCAGAATTCCTAAAGTCCAATAAAGATAATCCTATGTGA
- a CDS encoding AAA family ATPase, translated as MGTKLLRYKVINFRSIEESDWITAGDNTCLVGTNEAGKTNLLIALWKLRPANNEPIVPLSDYPRHLYSNFKAGNHEKDIFIEADFELDETVSSKVAIDCGCDIEQVRTVLVKRAFDGLYYISLPYSKIQSYNESRVKTLIDGFKVKLSNSEAFTKEPELLQTKITEALNSLLPNNESGTLNLIEVTAIKEKINGLIGEFGKKQNLPELFNTHLLKPILKIINSFNGQAIVTTEETRKYILTKLPKFVYYSDYGNLDSEIYLPRVIEDMERTDLTESARAKARTLDVLFQYVNLSAQEIYDLGNDRKTIIKKHDAYDREISSVEQNLSAEEVTDWAEKKKERGVLLRSAAGELTKSFKKWWQQGNYIFSFEADGSHFRINVADELRPEPIELEGRSRGLQWFFSFFLVFLVETKQEHTNAILLLDEPGLSLHPLAQYDLATFFKRLSEDNQLIYTSHSPFLVDMDNLANVMAVYVDKSTGRTKVSANLRYNESDSEKSIYPIHAALGLTVSDTLLLGCLAVLVEGPSDQIYLSMIKRYLVSKGKFLNSKEVVFIPTGGVKGMAAVTKLVSSRDNVLPFVLLDSDKVGKDYAKQLKTSTYKDQQDKILEVATFLDEKAFEIEDLMPVQQLIDIVDRKYRSDNYFNDSYVKDEPIVDQIELWAGKNKIELEKGWKVELAKSVIKQFDRVMGGVSEELEAKWVTLYETFSKK; from the coding sequence ATGGGAACAAAACTACTTAGATATAAAGTTATAAATTTCAGATCTATTGAAGAAAGTGATTGGATCACAGCAGGCGATAATACCTGTTTAGTGGGTACTAACGAAGCCGGAAAAACTAATTTGCTAATTGCTTTATGGAAATTACGTCCCGCAAATAACGAACCGATAGTACCTTTATCAGATTACCCTAGACATCTTTACAGTAATTTTAAAGCCGGAAATCATGAAAAAGACATATTTATAGAGGCTGATTTTGAACTTGATGAAACTGTTAGTAGTAAAGTTGCCATTGATTGTGGTTGCGACATAGAACAAGTCCGCACTGTCTTGGTAAAAAGGGCATTTGACGGCCTATACTATATTTCCTTACCCTATTCCAAAATACAATCTTACAACGAGTCCCGGGTTAAAACATTAATAGATGGTTTTAAAGTTAAACTTAGTAATTCTGAGGCCTTTACCAAAGAGCCAGAACTTTTACAAACAAAAATCACTGAAGCGCTAAATTCCTTATTACCGAACAATGAATCAGGAACCCTGAATTTAATTGAGGTAACGGCAATAAAAGAGAAAATAAATGGCTTGATTGGAGAATTTGGCAAGAAGCAAAATTTGCCTGAATTATTTAACACACATTTGCTAAAGCCGATCTTGAAAATCATTAATTCATTTAATGGTCAGGCAATCGTCACTACTGAAGAAACACGGAAATATATATTAACTAAACTGCCAAAGTTTGTTTACTACTCAGATTACGGAAACCTTGATAGCGAAATTTATCTACCTCGTGTTATTGAAGATATGGAGCGTACCGATCTTACTGAATCTGCCCGCGCCAAAGCTAGAACATTAGACGTACTCTTTCAATATGTGAACCTTTCTGCACAGGAGATTTATGATCTCGGAAACGACCGTAAAACTATCATCAAAAAACATGATGCCTACGATAGAGAGATAAGTTCAGTCGAGCAGAATTTGTCAGCAGAAGAAGTTACCGACTGGGCGGAAAAGAAAAAAGAACGGGGTGTTCTGTTAAGATCAGCTGCCGGCGAACTCACAAAAAGCTTTAAAAAATGGTGGCAGCAGGGCAACTATATTTTTTCCTTTGAAGCCGATGGTAGTCATTTTAGAATAAACGTAGCCGATGAGTTAAGGCCGGAACCGATAGAACTGGAAGGAAGAAGCCGTGGCCTGCAATGGTTTTTTAGTTTCTTTTTGGTGTTTCTTGTTGAAACTAAACAAGAGCATACGAATGCGATTCTTTTATTAGATGAACCAGGGCTGTCGCTTCACCCGCTGGCACAATATGATTTGGCAACGTTTTTTAAAAGGCTCTCCGAAGATAATCAGTTGATCTATACATCACATTCACCATTTTTAGTTGACATGGATAACTTGGCGAATGTAATGGCTGTTTATGTCGATAAAAGTACCGGACGTACAAAGGTATCTGCCAATCTACGCTATAATGAAAGTGACTCGGAAAAATCAATTTATCCAATTCATGCAGCATTAGGTTTGACGGTTTCAGATACTTTACTGCTTGGTTGCCTTGCTGTACTAGTTGAAGGCCCAAGTGACCAAATTTATTTAAGTATGATAAAGAGATACCTAGTGAGTAAAGGTAAGTTCCTGAACAGCAAAGAGGTGGTCTTTATCCCAACCGGAGGTGTTAAGGGAATGGCGGCAGTAACCAAACTCGTATCATCCAGGGATAATGTTCTGCCTTTTGTATTACTGGATTCTGATAAAGTAGGAAAAGACTATGCTAAACAGTTGAAAACGTCAACGTACAAGGATCAGCAGGATAAAATATTGGAGGTTGCCACATTTTTAGATGAAAAAGCATTTGAAATTGAAGACTTGATGCCTGTACAGCAGCTCATTGATATTGTTGATCGAAAATACCGTTCAGATAATTATTTTAACGATAGTTATGTTAAAGACGAACCCATTGTTGATCAAATTGAACTTTGGGCTGGCAAAAATAAAATCGAGTTGGAAAAAGGCTGGAAAGTTGAGTTAGCGAAAAGCGTAATTAAACAGTTCGATCGCGTCATGGGTGGGGTGTCTGAGGAATTAGAAGCAAAGTGGGTAACGCTATATGAAACGTTTTCAAAAAAATAG
- a CDS encoding DUF932 domain-containing protein, which yields MAHDINFNEQTGKHSFFSVKEKAWHGLGQVITDYPTSAEAIKYAGLDYTVEKRNLFTYGDDTDENTEDNDVVMEWRIDVPNHYATVRTDTDQVLGVVGKDYEIVQNVDAFTFFDAIVGGKEGILYETAGALANGSRIFITAKLPDYIRVGRNDCIERYLFLTTSHDGLGSIQIAFTPIRVVCRNTLNAALANQVNCIKIRHTASATDKLKEAHKMMGISNSLSEELEAIYNRWSRVRITDREVKKLIQLAMAPSKEVLANVQKGSDDELSTHFNNLVDDVFQYAMISPTQLEETTKGTLFGAYNAVTGYFQNVRNFKSDEAKLKSIMYGTGLQRSQSAFDLCHKFTQHGSSALLFN from the coding sequence ATGGCACACGATATTAATTTCAATGAACAGACAGGTAAACACAGCTTTTTTTCAGTTAAGGAAAAAGCATGGCATGGGCTGGGCCAAGTCATAACAGACTACCCAACAAGCGCAGAGGCGATAAAATATGCGGGTTTAGATTACACCGTTGAAAAACGCAACCTGTTTACCTATGGTGATGATACCGACGAGAACACCGAGGATAATGATGTAGTAATGGAATGGCGTATTGATGTACCTAATCATTACGCAACCGTACGAACCGATACTGACCAAGTTTTGGGCGTGGTCGGCAAGGACTATGAAATCGTACAGAATGTTGATGCCTTTACATTTTTTGATGCCATTGTAGGTGGCAAGGAAGGCATTTTATATGAAACCGCAGGGGCGTTAGCCAACGGCTCACGGATTTTTATAACCGCTAAATTGCCTGATTATATCCGTGTCGGGCGTAATGATTGCATTGAGCGCTATTTATTCCTGACTACTTCACACGATGGTTTAGGCAGTATTCAGATTGCTTTTACGCCTATTCGTGTAGTATGTCGCAATACGCTGAACGCAGCATTAGCCAACCAAGTTAACTGCATTAAGATACGCCACACGGCGAGTGCCACCGATAAATTAAAGGAAGCGCATAAAATGATGGGTATCTCTAATAGTTTATCGGAAGAACTGGAAGCGATTTATAACCGCTGGTCAAGAGTAAGGATAACAGACAGAGAAGTTAAAAAACTGATACAGTTGGCAATGGCACCGAGTAAAGAAGTTTTAGCCAATGTACAGAAAGGCTCAGATGACGAATTGTCTACCCATTTTAACAACTTGGTAGACGATGTTTTTCAATACGCGATGATTAGCCCAACCCAACTGGAGGAAACCACCAAAGGAACTCTTTTTGGCGCATACAACGCAGTAACAGGATATTTTCAAAACGTCCGCAACTTTAAAAGTGATGAAGCCAAGTTAAAATCCATCATGTACGGTACAGGCTTGCAACGCAGTCAATCGGCTTTTGACCTTTGCCACAAGTTCACGCAACACGGTTCATCCGCTTTATTATTCAACTAA